A section of the Acanthochromis polyacanthus isolate Apoly-LR-REF ecotype Palm Island chromosome 13, KAUST_Apoly_ChrSc, whole genome shotgun sequence genome encodes:
- the sik3 gene encoding serine/threonine-protein kinase SIK3 homolog isoform X3, whose translation MKLLKHPHIIRLYQVMETERMIYLVTEYASGGEIFDHLVAHGRMAEKDARKKFKQIVAAVHFCHCRNIVHRDLKAENLLLDHNLNIKIADFGFSNLFSRGQLLKTWCGSPPYAAPELFEGKEYDGPKVDIWSLGVVLYVLVCGALPFDGSTLQNLRARVLSGKFRIPFFMSTDCEYLIRHMLVLEPSRRLTMEQICKNKWMRQGDPDPDFDRLIAECEQVKTEREIELINEQVLIAMSEMGLDRERTLQSLQTDAYDHYSAIYSLLADRLKKHKTLRVAPPTPRPINYPLNAVQQTDPQGNPVSMTVPHVQLINPENQIVEPDGSMALDSDEGEEPSPEAMARYLSMRRHTVGVPDQRTEMQEDLQKLPPGFPRGALPQPPFTPLAPTIGQMHTLMPTQSLQPTQQLEYKEQSLLQPPTLQLLNGMGPLGRRASDGGANIQLHAQLLKRPRGPSPLVASPHPIPAVAPVDEEGSDGEPDQEAVQRYLANRSKRHTTHALMSTSHGEPSAESQRAQGPRQRVGWAPDTHTRSSYKDCNTLHLPMERFSPVRRFSDGAATIQAFKAHLENSSLIKQLKQECEQLQKMYAAQQDERFLEHTQQQHILYQQEQQILHQQIQGLSLGHGESQPSHLTHQLQRLRIQPSSPPPTHPSNHLFRQPNQSPPPGSAGIMQGHGGQSSVQYQHGAPAMYQGQSGSPPPTGLPRVSLPTNPQAASARPAVPLAQGVPQQQQVQEVELGGGAQRQGSFLSTPGGHRVLGKQLSADNAETHSRSLGRFTSGYDQAQFNPHLFSGDAASRGTSGVVGSYSPYLQGASLKVPGLEGYQSGAVGTSSYGAPSTLQQALLSPTPLDYRPPQQHVTPTLQGLLSPRHSLTGHADPRLPPQDLAALLKRQSPRPCPAPPTPPSGAPQEYGDMLLLRQLSQGESLEPPAPQGASGGQHYHHLLQIRPPEVQPQQHPPQAPCPSLPHSESMEEDEVPAGYHHPHEGLLAKAGEGHELLGPPRGGTPPYSSPTHRHANYIRTAPATRESEHVECRPPGQAMEVPDHNGVGYSRGPQGEAYRSRGQLQRHHTIQTCDDAYDQAEPMSGMSLLAGKALSSARMSDILSQTSLTGSQQLHQREESVCDVEGELHAAACYPSSCTSDMLLSYKPPDLQYSMEQAGV comes from the exons ATGAAGTTGCTGAAGCACCCCCACATCATCCGCCTCTACCAG GTGATGGAGACGGAGAGGATGATCTATCTGGTAACGGAGTACGCTAGTGGTGGAGAGATATTTG ACCACCTGGTGGCTCATGGCCGTATGGCAGAAAAGGACGCCAGGAAGAAGTTTAAACAGATTGTGGCAGCAGTCCATTTCTGTCACTGCCGCAACATCGTCCACAGAGACCTGAAGGCTGAGAATCTGCTACTGGACCACAACTTAAACATCAAAATcgcag ATTTTGGCTTCAGCAACCTGTTTTCTCGAGGCCAGCTGTTGAAGACGTGGTGTGGCAGCCCTCCCTATGCTGCACCAGAACTTTTTGAGGGCAAGGAGTATGATGGACCTAAAGTAGATATATGG AGCTTAGGTGTGGTGTTATACGTGCTAGTGTGTGGCGCGCTGCCCTTTGATGGCAGCACTCTACAAAATCTGCGTGCCCGTGTCCTCAGTGGAAAGTTCCGCATCCCTTTCTTCATGTCCACAG ACTGTGAGTACTTGATCAGACACATGTTGGTGCTGGAGCCCAGCAGACGGTTGACTATGGAGCAGATCTGTAAGAACAAGTGGATGAGACAAGGAGACCCAGACCCAGACTTTGACAGG TTGATAGCAGAGTGTGAGCAAGTGAAGACGGAAAGGGAGATAGAGCTTATCAATGAGCAGGTGCTCATAGCCATGTCTGAGATGGGTTTGGACCGAGAGCGCACACTCCAG TCCCTACAAACAGATGCATATGATCACTACAGTGCCATCTACAGTCTGCTGGCTGACCGCCTCAAGAAACACAAGACCCTGCGTGTTGCCCCACCCACACCGCGCCCCATTAACTATCCTCTGAACGCTGTACAG cagACAGACCCACAAGGTAATCCCGTTAGCATGACTGTTCCCCACGTCCAGCTCATCAACCCAGAGAACCAGATTGTTGAG CCTGATGGCAGCATGGCCCTGGACAGTGATGAAGGAGAAGAGCCATCTCCTGAGGCCATGGCTCGGTACCTTTCAATGAGGCGGCACACTGTAGGGGTACCAGACCAAAG gACAGAGATGCAAGAGGACCTCCAGAAACTGCCACCAGGTTTCCCTCGTGGTGCGTTGCCCCAGCCCCCCTTCACCCCACTTGCCCCGACTATTGGCCAAATGCACACACTTATGCCCACACAGAGCCTGCAGCCCACTCAGCAGCTGGAGTACAAG GAGCAATCGTTGCTACAGCCACCTACCCTGCAGCTGCTCAATGGCATGGGGCCTCTGGGCCGAAGAGCTTCCGATGGTGGGGCCAACATTCAACTACACGCTCAGCTCCTGAAGAGACCCCGAGGGCCCTCGCCGCTTGTCGCCAGCCCG CATCCTATTCCTGCAGTAGCTCCGGTGGATGAGGAGGGTTCAGATGGAGAGCCAGACCAAGAGGCAGTACAGAG GTACCTGGCGAACCGCTCCAAGCGGCACACGACGCACGCGCTCATGAGCACGTCGCATGGCGAGCCCTCGGCAGAGTCACAGCGGGCCCAGGGCCCCCGCCAGAGGGTGGGCTGGGCCCCCGACACACACACCCG ATCCAGCTATAAGGACTGTAACACCCTTCATCTCCCCATGGAACGCTTCTCACCTGTCAGACGGTTCTCTGACGGTGCCGCCACCATCCAGGCCTTCAAGGCTCATCTAGAGAATAGCAGCCTCATTAAGCAACTCAAGCAG GAGTGTGAGCAGCTCCAGAAAATGTACGCTGCCCAGCAGGATGAGCGATTCCTGGAGCACACCCAGCAACAGCATATCCTCTACCAGCAAGAGCAACAAATCCTCCACCAGCAAATCCAG GGTCTTTCTTTAGGCCATGGAGAGAGCCAGCCCAGTCATCTAACCCACCAGCTCCAGag GTTGCGTATCCAGCCCTCCAGCCCTCCGCCAACACATCCCAGCAACCACCTCTTCAGACAGCCCAATCAGAGTCCTCCGCCTGGCTCTGCAGGCATAATGCAAGGGCATG GAGGTCAGTCATCAGTGCAGTACCAGCACGGTGCTCCAGCAATGTACCAGGGTCAGAGTGGCAGCCCACCTCCTACTGGCCTGCCTCGAGTGTCTCTGCCAACCAATCCGCAAGCAGCATCTGCCCGCCCCGCTGTCCCATTGGCACAGGGTGTACCTCAACAACAGCAG GTGCAGGAAGTGGAGCTTGGAGGTGGGGCACAGAGACAGGGCAGCTTTTTGTCCACGCCAGGAGGACACAGAGTCCTCGGGAAGCAGCTCAGCGCAGACAACGCCGAGACGCACAG TCGCAGCCTTGGCCGCTTTACATCGGGCTACGATCAGGCCCAGTTCAATCCCCATCTGTTCTCTGGTGACGCTGCTTCCCGGGGCACCTCTGGAGTGGTCGGCTCCTACAGTCCCTACCTGCAGGGAGCCTCGCTTAAAGTCCCTGGCCTGGAGGGTTACCAGAGTGGGGCGGTGGGCACCAGCAGCTATGGCGCTCCCTCTACACTACAGCAGGCCCTGCTCTCCCCAACTCCTTTGGACTACCGCCCCCCGCAACAGCACGTCACTCCCACCCTACAGGGCCTCCTGTCTCCCCGCCACTCTTTAACAGGCCATGCCGATCCCAGGTTGCCCCCCCAAGACCTGGCTGCCCTGTTGAAGAGACAGAGCCCCCGGCCATGCCCAGCACCCCCTACACCACCCAGCGGTGCCCCGCAAGAGTATGGTGATATGCTGCTTCTCCGCCAGCTGAGCCAAGGGGAGAGCTTGGAGCCACCAGCGCCTCAAGGTGCCTCTGGAGGGCAACActaccaccacctcctccaaaTCCGACCCCCGGAGGTTCAGCCGCAGCAGCACCCGCCCCAGGCGCCTTGCCCCAGCTTACCTCACTCagagagcatggaggaggatgAGGTTCCGGCTGGCTACCACCACCCGCACGAGGGGCTTCTGGCCAAGGCAGGAGAAGGACATGAGCTCCTGGGGCCTCCTCGAGGAGGCACTCCACCATACAGCTCTCCCACACACAGGCATGCCAACTACATCAGGACTGCCCCAGCAACTAGAG AATCAGAGCATGTGGAGTGCAGGCCTCCAGGACAGGCCATGGAGGTGCCCGACCATAATGGTGTTGGCTATTCACGAGGTCCCCAGGGGGAAGCCTATAGATCTAGAGGACAGCTACAGCGTCACCACACCATCCAGACCTGTGATGATGCCTAT GATCAGGCAGAGCCCATGTCTGGGATGAGCCTGTTGGCTGGGAAGGCCCTCAGCTCCGCACGCATGTCCGACATTCTCAGCCAGACGTCACTGACGGGAAGCCAGCAGTTGCACCAGCGGGAAGAGTCAG TGTGTGATGTCGAGGGGGAGCTCCATGCGGCTGCCTGCTACCCCTCCTCCTGCACCAGTGACATGCTCCTCAGCTACAAGCCCCCTGACCTGCAGTACAGCATGGAGCAGGCTGGGGTCTAG